A part of Terriglobales bacterium genomic DNA contains:
- the panC gene encoding pantoate--beta-alanine ligase, translating into MQIISDPIQMQRVSRELRRSKRIGFVPTMGALHAGHLSLMKMARSQSDAVVASIFVNPLQFGPTEDFSKYPRTFERDCQLLEAERVDFVFAPSKEAMYPAGAVTAVEVAGLSERLDGRSRPGHFKGVTTVVAKLFGIVQPDRAFFGQKDAAQVAIIRRMVRDLNFDVEIVVCPIVRESDGLAMSSRNVYLDPQQRREALVLSRALNRIQFLCDKGEKNAASLITAGKEVVAEEPGAKLDYLEIVNPDSLEPVADVSKGALVAIAAWVGSTRLIDNVVL; encoded by the coding sequence ATGCAAATCATTTCCGATCCAATCCAGATGCAGCGTGTTTCCCGCGAATTGCGGAGGAGCAAGCGCATTGGATTTGTGCCGACGATGGGCGCGCTTCATGCGGGGCATCTGTCACTGATGAAGATGGCCCGCTCGCAATCGGATGCGGTTGTCGCCTCGATTTTTGTAAACCCGCTCCAGTTCGGACCCACTGAAGATTTTTCAAAGTATCCGCGGACGTTTGAGCGCGACTGCCAGTTGCTGGAGGCGGAGCGGGTGGATTTTGTTTTTGCGCCGTCGAAGGAAGCGATGTACCCGGCCGGGGCTGTGACTGCCGTTGAAGTGGCGGGGCTGAGCGAGCGACTGGATGGGCGTTCGCGGCCGGGGCACTTTAAGGGCGTTACGACGGTGGTAGCGAAGCTGTTCGGGATCGTGCAGCCGGACCGGGCATTCTTCGGTCAGAAGGATGCCGCGCAGGTGGCGATCATCCGGCGGATGGTGAGGGACCTGAACTTCGATGTGGAGATCGTTGTTTGCCCAATCGTCCGGGAGTCGGATGGGTTGGCGATGAGTTCGCGGAACGTATATCTCGATCCGCAGCAGCGTCGCGAGGCGCTGGTGCTTTCGCGGGCGCTGAATCGCATCCAGTTCCTCTGCGACAAGGGCGAGAAGAATGCGGCGTCGTTGATCACGGCCGGCAAAGAAGTTGTGGCCGAAGAACCTGGGGCAAAGCTCGATTACCTGGAGATCGTGAATCCGGATTCGCTGGAGCCGGTGGCCGACGTCAGCAAGGGCGCGCTGGTTGCGATTGCCGCGTGGGTCGGGTCGACGCGGCTGATCGATAACGTGGTGCTGTGA
- the panB gene encoding 3-methyl-2-oxobutanoate hydroxymethyltransferase, translating to MSITSIGDRQKVTIATLSEKKSKHQPITCLTAYDYATARLVDEAGIDMILVGDSLAQVVLGYDNTLPVTMEEMLHHTRAVRRAVKRAFLIADMPYASYHVTAEEAVRNATQFVKYGGAEAVKLEGGEKRIEIVSRLVDAEIPVMGHIGLTPQSVNAMGGYKVQGKTLKAIEQLMRDAVALDNAGVCSMVLEGIPREVAAMITAEVSVPTIGIGAGPECDGQVLVIHDMLGLTFQQPAKFVRRYADAAAVINEAIEGFKRDVTEGNYPSDAESYHLPKETMAALEDVMARKRAIR from the coding sequence GTGAGCATTACCTCAATTGGCGACCGTCAAAAGGTCACCATCGCAACACTCTCCGAGAAGAAATCCAAGCATCAGCCGATTACCTGCCTGACTGCCTACGACTACGCCACTGCGCGGCTGGTGGACGAAGCCGGAATTGACATGATCCTCGTCGGCGACTCGCTGGCGCAGGTGGTGCTCGGCTACGACAACACGCTGCCCGTGACCATGGAAGAGATGCTGCATCACACGCGTGCGGTGCGTCGGGCGGTGAAGCGGGCCTTCCTGATCGCCGACATGCCTTATGCGTCGTACCACGTGACCGCGGAAGAAGCGGTGCGGAATGCGACGCAGTTCGTGAAGTATGGCGGCGCGGAAGCGGTGAAGCTCGAAGGCGGCGAGAAGCGCATCGAGATCGTGAGTCGCCTGGTTGATGCCGAGATTCCCGTGATGGGTCACATCGGACTTACGCCGCAATCGGTGAACGCGATGGGCGGATACAAAGTCCAGGGCAAGACGCTGAAGGCGATCGAGCAACTGATGCGCGATGCCGTGGCGCTCGACAACGCCGGTGTCTGCTCGATGGTGCTGGAAGGCATTCCGCGCGAGGTTGCGGCAATGATTACCGCGGAAGTGAGTGTGCCGACGATCGGGATTGGCGCTGGTCCGGAATGCGACGGACAGGTGCTGGTGATCCACGACATGCTCGGGCTGACGTTCCAGCAACCGGCGAAGTTCGTCCGCCGTTATGCAGATGCGGCTGCGGTGATTAACGAAGCCATCGAGGGCTTCAAGCGCGACGTGACGGAAGGCAACTATCCTTCGGACGCTGAGTCTTACCATCTGCCGAAAGAGACGATGGCAGCGCTGGAAGATGTGATGGCGCGCAAAAGAGCAATCAGGTGA
- a CDS encoding thiamine pyrophosphate-dependent dehydrogenase E1 component subunit alpha, producing MPPKKTTQVPKPSRKPKSERSYKIEDRRLECFDCTIEQVHEGDQVRYVVHGDLSASAPPICDSKYLKKEQCIEIYRWMLLNRRMEAALENLYKQGKVVGGVYFGLGQEACSCASAYALKKDEWLGPMIRNQGALLVKGFSPADIMMQYMAKAGSPTKGRDASSHFGDIKERNVVAPISTLGDLIPVLSGVALGARMQGRELAVLTYIGDGGQSTGVTYEGLNFAAVQKLGLVLIVENNIWAYSTPADQQFLVKDLAERAIAYGIPGIIVDGTDACQVYDATHEACERARSGEGPTLIEAKMMRMKGHAIHDAAQYVPRELFEYWQRRDPIARFENYLVNEKKWLTKKDNEKLIADVEAQLERDRDNAVNSPMPTPESAAGGVYCDASCHDIKPKYAIPKFEKKKSAGRPKTSEAAVHLK from the coding sequence ATGCCGCCGAAGAAGACGACGCAAGTTCCCAAGCCATCGAGAAAGCCGAAAAGCGAACGTAGCTACAAGATCGAAGATCGCCGTCTCGAGTGCTTCGACTGCACCATCGAGCAGGTGCACGAAGGCGACCAGGTGCGATATGTCGTGCACGGCGACCTCTCCGCGTCCGCGCCGCCGATCTGCGATTCGAAATACCTGAAGAAAGAGCAGTGCATCGAGATCTATCGCTGGATGCTGCTCAACCGTCGCATGGAAGCCGCGCTCGAGAACCTCTACAAGCAGGGCAAGGTCGTCGGTGGCGTGTACTTCGGACTTGGCCAGGAAGCCTGCTCGTGCGCGTCGGCGTATGCGCTGAAGAAGGACGAGTGGCTGGGCCCTATGATCCGCAACCAGGGCGCGCTGCTCGTGAAAGGCTTCTCGCCGGCGGACATCATGATGCAGTACATGGCGAAGGCCGGATCGCCCACCAAAGGCCGCGACGCCAGCTCTCACTTCGGCGACATCAAAGAACGCAATGTCGTCGCGCCAATATCCACGCTGGGCGATCTCATTCCGGTGCTCAGCGGTGTTGCGCTTGGCGCGCGCATGCAGGGCCGCGAACTGGCGGTACTAACCTATATCGGCGACGGAGGCCAATCGACCGGCGTGACATACGAGGGTCTGAACTTTGCCGCCGTGCAGAAGCTCGGGCTGGTGCTGATCGTCGAGAACAACATCTGGGCGTATTCCACTCCGGCTGACCAGCAGTTCCTGGTCAAAGACCTTGCCGAGCGGGCGATTGCGTACGGTATTCCGGGCATCATTGTTGATGGCACCGATGCCTGCCAGGTGTACGACGCCACCCACGAAGCCTGCGAGCGTGCCCGTAGCGGCGAAGGTCCAACGCTGATCGAAGCCAAGATGATGCGCATGAAAGGCCACGCCATTCACGACGCGGCGCAGTACGTCCCACGCGAACTGTTCGAATACTGGCAGCGTCGCGACCCGATCGCGCGCTTCGAGAATTACCTCGTAAATGAGAAGAAGTGGCTGACGAAGAAAGACAACGAAAAGCTCATCGCCGACGTGGAAGCGCAACTCGAACGAGACCGCGACAATGCCGTGAATTCCCCAATGCCGACTCCGGAGTCAGCAGCAGGCGGCGTGTACTGCGATGCGTCGTGTCACGACATCAAGCCAAAGTACGCGATTCCGAAGTTCGAGAAGAAGAAGTCAGCAGGAAGGCCGAAGACCTCGGAAGCGGCGGTGCATCTGAAGTAG
- a CDS encoding DedA family protein: MDTVETLLRSYGLLGLFFACAVEGDVSLLVAGLLVHLGLFGGAETFLIAVAGLITPDLLMYWLGRRTSRNNWASQKAPNVLNRAGRMLDRFGALSLPVVRLFYGIRNATCFLCGHRKWRFLRFLAGDLLSAGIWAALLIGVGFLFASSIDSAFGHVRRVEQWLFVGAITALIVYFTWRDVRRALLNRRALWYM, encoded by the coding sequence GTGGATACCGTTGAAACTCTGCTTCGCAGCTACGGGCTGCTCGGGCTGTTCTTTGCCTGCGCCGTCGAGGGAGACGTTAGTCTGCTGGTGGCAGGGCTGCTCGTGCATCTGGGCCTGTTCGGTGGAGCAGAAACATTTCTGATCGCCGTTGCCGGCCTGATCACGCCGGACCTTCTCATGTACTGGCTCGGACGGCGCACCTCGCGCAATAACTGGGCGAGCCAGAAGGCACCGAACGTTCTTAACCGTGCTGGACGAATGCTCGACCGCTTTGGCGCGCTCTCCTTGCCCGTAGTGCGGTTGTTCTATGGAATCCGAAACGCGACTTGTTTCCTCTGTGGACATCGCAAGTGGCGCTTCCTGCGTTTCCTTGCCGGGGACCTGCTGAGCGCTGGCATCTGGGCGGCGCTGCTCATTGGTGTCGGATTCCTGTTCGCCAGCTCGATCGATTCGGCGTTTGGTCACGTGCGGCGGGTGGAGCAGTGGCTCTTTGTCGGAGCAATCACGGCTCTGATTGTGTACTTCACCTGGCGAGACGTGCGTCGCGCGCTGTTGAACCGAAGGGCGTTGTGGTACATGTAG
- the lipB gene encoding lipoyl(octanoyl) transferase LipB: MLISVVQLGKVSYATGLKIQAELIAARKENRIPDALLLLEHTPVITLGRNAKKENILLSRELLDAKGVDLFETDRGGDVTFHGPGQLVGYPIFDLHGFPNTGTSSLKYLGAVDYVRKIEEVLIRTCLEYGIPTKRVKGLTGVWTDWNHTGDMQSPDKPMAQSPDSKIAAIGVHISRSVTSHGFALNVNTDLDYFKLIVPCGISDKPVTSLQRELDRVLDLDEVAQRVSRNFGRVFDRQMLPVNTVDELLGRALDTPANAPAELRAIHGDESTFA; encoded by the coding sequence TTGCTGATCTCCGTCGTCCAACTCGGCAAAGTTTCGTATGCGACTGGCCTGAAGATTCAGGCTGAGCTGATCGCAGCACGGAAAGAGAATCGCATTCCTGACGCGCTTCTCCTGCTCGAGCACACGCCGGTCATTACGCTGGGTCGCAACGCGAAGAAGGAGAACATCCTGCTCTCGCGGGAATTGCTCGACGCGAAGGGTGTGGATCTGTTCGAAACCGACCGTGGCGGTGATGTGACGTTCCATGGTCCCGGCCAGTTGGTGGGTTATCCGATCTTCGACTTGCACGGATTTCCAAACACAGGGACGTCATCGCTCAAGTACTTGGGGGCCGTCGACTACGTCCGCAAGATAGAGGAAGTGCTGATTCGGACGTGCCTGGAATACGGTATTCCTACAAAGCGAGTAAAGGGACTAACCGGCGTCTGGACCGACTGGAACCACACGGGAGATATGCAATCGCCCGATAAACCGATGGCTCAATCGCCCGATTCCAAGATCGCGGCCATCGGAGTCCACATCTCACGTTCGGTCACGTCGCACGGTTTCGCGCTGAACGTGAACACCGACCTCGATTACTTCAAGCTGATCGTGCCGTGCGGGATCTCTGACAAGCCAGTGACATCGCTACAGCGGGAACTCGACCGGGTGCTCGACCTGGACGAGGTTGCCCAGCGGGTCTCGAGAAATTTCGGCCGGGTGTTCGACCGTCAGATGCTGCCGGTCAACACTGTTGACGAGCTTCTCGGACGTGCCCTGGATACGCCCGCGAACGCCCCGGCTGAGTTGCGCGCCATCCACGGAGACGAGAGCACCTTCGCCTGA
- a CDS encoding CDP-alcohol phosphatidyltransferase family protein, translating to MTWTSAFGRACKVLLHAIVHGLALTKISPNVLTFIGLIINIGAAVLFGYGTAENQERMFLYAGLVIIGAGIFDMVDGRVARATGQVTQFGGFFDSVIDRYSDVALYFGLLVYYARANRFFYVVLTALVMVTSLMVSYTRARSENMIKQCKVGFMERPERIVLVIIGALFNRMAAILWVIAIIGNITVIHRIYYTYLETKERDLEAQRTQAPQPIELARP from the coding sequence ATGACCTGGACAAGCGCATTTGGTCGGGCGTGCAAGGTCCTGTTACACGCCATTGTGCACGGACTTGCTCTTACCAAAATTTCACCGAATGTGCTTACGTTCATCGGCCTGATTATCAACATCGGCGCCGCAGTGCTGTTCGGATACGGCACTGCGGAGAACCAGGAACGCATGTTCCTGTACGCCGGCTTAGTCATCATTGGTGCCGGAATTTTTGACATGGTCGATGGGCGCGTCGCTCGAGCCACGGGACAGGTGACGCAGTTCGGCGGCTTCTTCGATTCGGTGATCGACCGCTACAGCGACGTCGCGTTGTACTTCGGCCTACTCGTCTATTACGCCCGCGCAAACCGGTTCTTCTACGTGGTACTGACCGCTCTGGTGATGGTGACCTCGCTGATGGTCAGCTACACACGCGCGCGGTCGGAGAACATGATCAAGCAGTGCAAGGTCGGCTTCATGGAGCGGCCGGAGCGCATTGTGCTGGTGATTATTGGCGCGCTGTTCAACCGCATGGCAGCCATTCTGTGGGTGATCGCCATCATCGGAAACATCACCGTCATACACCGCATTTACTACACCTACCTCGAGACCAAAGAACGCGATCTGGAAGCCCAGCGCACGCAGGCACCGCAGCCAATCGAACTGGCAAGACCCTAA
- the greA gene encoding transcription elongation factor GreA, giving the protein MPEHIKRKLEEEIRTLEHELNHELPKELKKAVAMGDLSENAEYHMAKQRQEFVRARLGQLKKRMAELSLVNMSNIPRDKAALGSTILVYDSTKDDEIEYKLVTSEESDVSKGLISTTSPIGKALMGKKVGDTTTVVTPNGNRELEILKLTTIHDEAEAEAGAEA; this is encoded by the coding sequence ATGCCAGAGCATATTAAGAGAAAACTGGAAGAAGAAATCCGCACGCTCGAACACGAGCTGAACCATGAATTGCCGAAGGAATTGAAGAAGGCAGTCGCCATGGGCGACCTGAGCGAAAACGCCGAATACCATATGGCCAAACAGCGCCAGGAGTTCGTGCGTGCCCGCCTGGGCCAACTGAAGAAACGCATGGCCGAACTCTCGCTCGTGAACATGAGCAACATTCCTCGCGACAAGGCCGCGCTCGGTTCTACTATTCTGGTGTACGACTCGACGAAGGACGACGAGATCGAGTACAAGCTTGTTACCAGTGAGGAATCCGACGTCAGCAAGGGCCTGATTTCCACTACTTCGCCGATCGGCAAAGCGCTGATGGGCAAGAAGGTTGGCGACACCACGACGGTTGTGACCCCGAACGGGAACCGCGAACTCGAGATCCTGAAACTCACCACTATTCACGACGAAGCCGAAGCGGAGGCGGGAGCGGAAGCCTGA
- a CDS encoding CarD family transcriptional regulator, translating into MMNSNLSNLQVGDKVVYPNHGVGVIEQISSRTLGATVERYYLLKIKASSLKVMVPFNSIGSVGLRRVVKNGEVQKILDFLTDGECCNNTDWKYRFKENSDKMRTGSLMEVAVVLKGLLLLAQSKPLSFREKKMLERARYLLVSELAMSKNCDEGQIEMLLTRTLAKSKLRFPEVSAAEA; encoded by the coding sequence ATGATGAATTCGAACCTTTCGAATCTGCAAGTAGGCGACAAAGTTGTTTATCCCAATCATGGCGTCGGCGTAATCGAACAAATCAGCAGCCGGACCTTAGGCGCCACCGTCGAGCGCTACTACCTTTTGAAGATCAAGGCCAGCAGTCTCAAGGTAATGGTTCCGTTCAACAGCATCGGAAGCGTCGGCTTGCGCCGCGTGGTGAAGAACGGCGAAGTGCAGAAGATCCTCGACTTCCTGACCGATGGCGAATGCTGCAACAACACCGACTGGAAATATCGCTTCAAAGAGAATTCCGACAAGATGCGCACGGGATCGCTGATGGAAGTGGCGGTTGTGCTCAAGGGCCTGTTGCTCTTGGCGCAATCGAAGCCGCTCTCGTTCCGCGAAAAGAAGATGCTCGAACGCGCACGTTACCTTCTGGTCAGCGAACTGGCGATGTCGAAGAACTGCGATGAAGGCCAGATCGAAATGTTGCTGACGAGAACCCTGGCGAAATCGAAGCTGCGGTTCCCTGAAGTATCGGCCGCCGAAGCGTAA
- a CDS encoding phosphoglycerate mutase family protein, protein MKVLANLLLVLVCVSAVAQEGGKIFVVRHAEKQSEAADSLLSDKGRARAQCLAQTLADAHIKTAIVTQYVRTKETAAPLVSVGNAKDVVVQAKATDEVAAKAKDAAQIGNVLIVGHSNTLPQILASLGVPGIKIPDTAYDQLFVVPVKDPKNFIIIHYCPSLPSDATPHSPNSMAK, encoded by the coding sequence ATGAAAGTATTGGCCAACCTGCTGCTCGTATTGGTTTGTGTTTCAGCAGTCGCGCAGGAGGGCGGCAAGATCTTCGTCGTCCGCCATGCCGAAAAGCAGTCTGAAGCAGCCGACAGCCTGCTCAGCGACAAGGGTCGCGCTCGTGCGCAGTGTCTTGCTCAAACGCTTGCAGACGCTCATATTAAAACGGCCATCGTGACGCAATACGTCCGGACGAAAGAGACGGCAGCACCGCTGGTCAGTGTGGGCAATGCCAAAGATGTAGTCGTTCAGGCGAAGGCCACGGATGAAGTTGCAGCGAAGGCGAAGGACGCGGCCCAGATCGGGAACGTCCTCATCGTGGGACACAGCAACACGCTGCCCCAGATACTCGCGTCATTGGGCGTTCCGGGCATCAAGATTCCTGACACCGCTTATGACCAGTTGTTCGTCGTGCCGGTAAAGGACCCGAAGAATTTCATCATCATTCACTATTGCCCGAGCCTTCCGTCAGACGCGACACCGCACTCGCCCAACTCCATGGCGAAATAG
- a CDS encoding FmdB family zinc ribbon protein: MPLYEYRCVKCNHVFEKIQKFSDPHVSECPKCGAEVEQVISAPAVQFKGAGWYVTDYAKKSGGGKSGSDVSASESKSESKSESKSSESSSSTDKK, translated from the coding sequence GTGCCTCTATACGAATACCGTTGCGTGAAGTGCAACCACGTTTTTGAGAAGATCCAGAAGTTTTCCGATCCGCACGTCTCGGAATGCCCGAAGTGCGGTGCGGAAGTCGAGCAGGTAATTTCTGCCCCCGCCGTTCAGTTCAAGGGAGCGGGCTGGTATGTGACCGACTACGCAAAGAAGTCCGGCGGCGGCAAGAGCGGAAGTGACGTGTCGGCGTCGGAGAGCAAGTCCGAGTCGAAGTCGGAATCGAAAAGCTCGGAGTCGTCCTCCAGCACCGACAAGAAGTAG
- a CDS encoding ATP-binding cassette domain-containing protein: protein MANTLELRNVTKRYDKFVAVDDLSLAIEQGSVFGLLGPNGAGKTSTIRMMIGITMPDSGEVLVFGERFRRAHLNRIGYLPEERGLYKKMKLREQLVFLAELKGVSAAEANRRTKQWCDRLELGDWMEKKIEELSKGMQQKVQFIASILHDPEFLILDEPFSGLDPANTVVLKDVLLEQKKAGKTILFSTHRMDTVERLCDAICLVNQGKAVLEGQLREVKARFGRNHVQMEYEGDGDFLQHSTLVQSYNNYGKYVEIRLAPGADAQELLKIAASRSRLNKFELMEPSLEEIFIDTVGRQNA from the coding sequence ATGGCCAACACACTGGAACTTAGAAACGTCACCAAGCGCTATGACAAGTTCGTCGCTGTCGACGACTTGTCGCTGGCCATTGAGCAAGGCAGCGTCTTCGGCCTGCTCGGGCCTAATGGTGCCGGCAAGACAAGCACGATCCGCATGATGATCGGCATCACCATGCCCGACTCCGGCGAAGTGCTGGTATTCGGAGAACGCTTCCGGCGCGCACACCTCAACCGCATCGGCTATCTGCCGGAAGAACGCGGCCTCTACAAGAAGATGAAGTTGCGCGAGCAGTTGGTGTTCCTCGCCGAGTTGAAAGGTGTTTCCGCGGCGGAGGCAAACCGGCGCACAAAGCAGTGGTGCGATCGCCTTGAACTGGGCGACTGGATGGAGAAGAAGATCGAGGAACTGTCCAAGGGCATGCAACAGAAGGTCCAGTTCATCGCCTCGATCCTGCACGATCCGGAGTTCCTGATCCTCGATGAGCCCTTCTCAGGACTCGATCCCGCCAATACCGTCGTGTTGAAGGACGTGCTACTTGAACAGAAGAAGGCTGGCAAGACCATCCTGTTCTCGACGCACCGCATGGATACCGTCGAGCGCCTCTGCGACGCCATCTGCCTGGTGAACCAAGGCAAGGCCGTGCTGGAAGGTCAATTGCGCGAGGTGAAGGCGCGCTTTGGACGCAATCATGTCCAGATGGAATACGAAGGCGATGGCGACTTCTTGCAGCATTCCACGCTCGTCCAGTCATACAACAATTACGGCAAGTACGTGGAGATACGTCTGGCGCCCGGGGCCGACGCGCAGGAGCTGCTGAAGATAGCGGCTTCGCGGTCGCGTCTGAACAAGTTTGAGTTGATGGAACCCTCGCTGGAAGAAATCTTCATCGACACCGTGGGAAGACAGAATGCGTAA
- a CDS encoding ABC transporter permease: protein MRNVWLVIRREYLERVRTRAFIISTVLIPAFIYGVTVLPSQLAMRKSGGTKHIAIVTSNATVAQMIASRLQEPKSETRYVIETKVTENPSERDTLKQQITAGTLDGYLWLTDEAINAGKVEYVASSTSDFVAVNELRSAVNAGVTRARLMQRGVSADEIERMMKPVQMETVELKGGKESRGPGDTKFFAGFAIAMMLYFMLIFHGMAVMRSVLEEKTSRVMEVMLASVNAKELMAGKILGVGAVGLSQLAIWVVLALGLNTPAMAASQELREMVTSSSSMLIWLPVYFVLGFLLYSGLYAALGAAVNSDQEAQQWQFFVTMPLIIPVILMTMIIRQPDAPTSVWLSMVPFFSPILMTIRIAMHTPPAWQIALSIGILFVTMYLILALSSRIYRVGILMYGKRPTLPEIVKWIRYA from the coding sequence ATGCGTAACGTCTGGCTTGTGATTCGTCGCGAGTACCTGGAGCGGGTGCGGACGCGCGCATTCATCATCAGCACGGTGTTAATCCCGGCATTCATTTACGGCGTCACCGTGTTGCCCTCGCAACTCGCCATGCGAAAAAGCGGCGGGACTAAGCACATCGCGATCGTCACCTCGAATGCCACGGTGGCGCAGATGATTGCCAGTCGGTTGCAGGAGCCAAAGTCGGAAACCAGGTACGTCATCGAGACCAAGGTTACGGAGAATCCATCCGAACGTGACACCTTGAAGCAACAGATCACCGCGGGCACGCTCGACGGTTATCTTTGGCTGACGGACGAGGCGATCAACGCCGGCAAAGTCGAGTACGTGGCAAGTTCGACCAGCGACTTCGTTGCGGTGAATGAACTGCGGTCTGCCGTCAACGCCGGCGTCACACGGGCAAGGCTCATGCAACGCGGCGTGTCCGCTGACGAGATCGAACGGATGATGAAGCCGGTGCAGATGGAGACCGTGGAACTGAAGGGCGGCAAGGAAAGTCGTGGCCCGGGCGACACCAAGTTCTTCGCGGGCTTCGCCATCGCCATGATGCTTTACTTCATGCTCATCTTTCACGGGATGGCGGTGATGCGTTCTGTACTGGAAGAAAAGACCTCACGTGTGATGGAAGTGATGCTGGCGTCCGTCAATGCGAAGGAATTGATGGCCGGTAAGATTCTGGGCGTCGGCGCAGTCGGATTGAGCCAGCTTGCGATCTGGGTCGTCCTCGCACTCGGCCTGAATACGCCGGCAATGGCGGCGTCGCAAGAGTTGCGCGAAATGGTCACCTCTTCTTCGAGCATGCTCATTTGGCTGCCGGTCTACTTTGTGCTGGGCTTCCTGCTGTACAGCGGCTTGTACGCAGCCCTCGGCGCCGCGGTGAACTCAGACCAGGAAGCGCAACAGTGGCAGTTCTTCGTAACCATGCCACTGATCATCCCCGTCATCCTCATGACGATGATCATCCGGCAGCCCGATGCGCCGACTTCGGTTTGGCTGTCGATGGTGCCATTCTTCTCGCCCATCCTGATGACGATCCGTATCGCTATGCACACGCCGCCCGCCTGGCAGATTGCGCTCTCGATCGGGATACTCTTCGTGACGATGTACCTCATCCTGGCGCTGTCGTCGCGCATCTACCGGGTCGGGATCCTGATGTACGGAAAGCGCCCAACCTTGCCTGAAATTGTGAAGTGGATAAGGTACGCTTGA
- a CDS encoding glucose 1-dehydrogenase, translating to MSDGVKLSLDGRVALVTGGSRGIGAATVRMFVKAGAKVVFNYQKARDRAEKLVFELGSDRCHAVQMDLSSAESAEKMVTAVVERFGRLDAAVLNHGIWPADDIPVDEMSYEHWHRTISINLDSTFGLVKSVVAQMKKQKSGGHLVIISSTAGQRGEAFHVDYAATKGAVISMVKGLSTELAKDGIYVNCVAPGWVNTEMAAPAVAQKEKFEKSLRLIPVGRIGKPEEIAAPVLFLCTEHAGFITGEIFNVNGGAVLVG from the coding sequence ATGTCTGATGGCGTGAAGCTTTCACTCGACGGCCGTGTGGCGCTGGTCACCGGTGGATCGCGCGGCATTGGCGCCGCCACCGTGCGTATGTTCGTAAAGGCCGGCGCGAAAGTCGTCTTCAATTATCAGAAGGCGCGCGACCGCGCCGAAAAACTCGTGTTTGAACTAGGGAGCGACCGCTGCCACGCGGTGCAGATGGACTTGAGCTCAGCCGAGTCCGCCGAGAAGATGGTGACGGCGGTCGTGGAACGCTTCGGGCGTCTGGATGCAGCGGTGCTGAATCACGGCATCTGGCCGGCCGATGACATTCCGGTTGATGAAATGTCGTACGAGCACTGGCATCGTACGATCAGCATCAATCTCGACAGCACGTTCGGACTGGTGAAGAGCGTCGTTGCGCAGATGAAGAAGCAGAAATCCGGCGGGCACTTGGTCATTATCAGCTCTACCGCAGGGCAACGTGGCGAAGCCTTTCACGTGGACTATGCCGCCACCAAAGGCGCCGTCATCAGCATGGTGAAGGGGCTTTCGACTGAGTTGGCAAAAGACGGTATCTACGTGAACTGTGTGGCCCCTGGATGGGTGAATACCGAGATGGCAGCTCCCGCTGTGGCGCAGAAAGAAAAGTTCGAGAAGTCGCTGCGACTGATACCGGTTGGCCGTATCGGGAAACCTGAAGAGATCGCCGCGCCCGTCCTGTTTCTATGCACCGAGCACGCGGGATTCATTACCGGCGAGATCTTCAACGTGAATGGCGGGGCCGTACTAGTGGGTTAA